The Triticum aestivum cultivar Chinese Spring chromosome 3A, IWGSC CS RefSeq v2.1, whole genome shotgun sequence genome includes a region encoding these proteins:
- the LOC123062174 gene encoding factor of DNA methylation 1 isoform X1: MAETGDASSDWLARLSGLGSYVCSKMNYHEYCSHEYNGIHSALHRVLEEKEKVEQEHKARLQLVAAKEELVKRNEEQEAEIQSLKRKLQASEASHTPAQGSGREHNQSGRKQVQRTSVQKRKRQSEGQAGEDAEDHQAAEILCAMNNLEQGLSAELRDVREETSNINAELIKGFLDMGGVGRQNIAVKYMGQLSERPFLLACLQKFLRKEAEAEASRLCKFWQEQLMNPEWYPFKTDTVGGISEGTINDDDIKLQELRATWGEESYKALVKALVNSFLELKECGKLSDRTIVAQLWNFEEDRKATLSESVEYVCNKVKSLSNENVRTSTRGKRGRCVGRA, translated from the exons ATGGCAGAGACCGGAGATGCAAGCAGCGACTGGCTTGCGCGCCTCTCTGGACTCGGTTCATATGTTTGCTCCAAGATGAACTACCACGAGTACTGCAGCCATGAATACAACGGCATCCACAGCGCGCTTCACAGAGTCCTCGAAGAAAAGGAGAAGGTGGAGCAAGAACACAAGG CAAGGCTTCAACTCGTCGCTGCAAAGGAGGAGCTCGTTAAAAGGAATGAAGAGCAGGAAGCAGAGATTCAGTCTCTAAAGAGAAAGCTCCAAGCAAGTGAGGCAAGCCATACGCCGGCACAGGGGAGTGGTCGTGAACATAACCAGTCTGGAAGG AAGCAGGTGCAAAGAACGTCAGTGCAGAAAAGAAAACGGCAATCTGAGGGACAAGCTGGTGAAGATGCTGAGGATCATCAGGCTGCGGAAATTCTGTGTGCTATGAACAATCTTGAACAAGGTTTGAGTGCGGAGCTTCGCGATGTTAGAGAAGAGACTTCAAATATCAACGCTGAGCTCATCAAG GGATTTCTTGATATGGGTGGTGTTGGTAGACAGAATATCGCAGTAAAGTACATGGGGCAGTTGAGTGAGAGGCCATTCCTACTGGCATGCCTTCAGAAGTTTCTCCGCAAAGAAGCCGAGGCAGAAGCTTCTCGGCTGTGCAAATTTTGGCAGGAGCAGCTCATGAACCCAGAGTGGTATCCCTTCAAGACTGACACGGTTGGAGGCATTTCTGAG GGGACTATTAATGACGATGACATTAAGCTACAAGAGCTGCGGGCTACATGGGGGGAAGAGTCTTACAAGGCTTTGGTGAAGGCTTTGGTGAATAGTTTCTTGGAGTTAAAGGAATGTGGCAAGCTGAGTGACAGAACCATTGTAGCCCAGCTTTGGAATTTCGAAGAGGACAGGAAGGCCACTCTCAGTGAGAGTGTTGAGTACGTGTGCAACAAAGTGAAGAGCCTCAGCAATGAGAATGTCAGGACCTCGACTCGCGG GAAAAGGGGCCGTTGTGTTGGACGAGCATGA
- the LOC123062174 gene encoding factor of DNA methylation 1 isoform X2, whose amino-acid sequence MAETGDASSDWLARLSGLGSYVCSKMNYHEYCSHEYNGIHSALHRVLEEKEKVEQEHKARLQLVAAKEELVKRNEEQEAEIQSLKRKLQASEASHTPAQGSGREHNQSGRQVQRTSVQKRKRQSEGQAGEDAEDHQAAEILCAMNNLEQGLSAELRDVREETSNINAELIKGFLDMGGVGRQNIAVKYMGQLSERPFLLACLQKFLRKEAEAEASRLCKFWQEQLMNPEWYPFKTDTVGGISEGTINDDDIKLQELRATWGEESYKALVKALVNSFLELKECGKLSDRTIVAQLWNFEEDRKATLSESVEYVCNKVKSLSNENVRTSTRGKRGRCVGRA is encoded by the exons ATGGCAGAGACCGGAGATGCAAGCAGCGACTGGCTTGCGCGCCTCTCTGGACTCGGTTCATATGTTTGCTCCAAGATGAACTACCACGAGTACTGCAGCCATGAATACAACGGCATCCACAGCGCGCTTCACAGAGTCCTCGAAGAAAAGGAGAAGGTGGAGCAAGAACACAAGG CAAGGCTTCAACTCGTCGCTGCAAAGGAGGAGCTCGTTAAAAGGAATGAAGAGCAGGAAGCAGAGATTCAGTCTCTAAAGAGAAAGCTCCAAGCAAGTGAGGCAAGCCATACGCCGGCACAGGGGAGTGGTCGTGAACATAACCAGTCTGGAAGG CAGGTGCAAAGAACGTCAGTGCAGAAAAGAAAACGGCAATCTGAGGGACAAGCTGGTGAAGATGCTGAGGATCATCAGGCTGCGGAAATTCTGTGTGCTATGAACAATCTTGAACAAGGTTTGAGTGCGGAGCTTCGCGATGTTAGAGAAGAGACTTCAAATATCAACGCTGAGCTCATCAAG GGATTTCTTGATATGGGTGGTGTTGGTAGACAGAATATCGCAGTAAAGTACATGGGGCAGTTGAGTGAGAGGCCATTCCTACTGGCATGCCTTCAGAAGTTTCTCCGCAAAGAAGCCGAGGCAGAAGCTTCTCGGCTGTGCAAATTTTGGCAGGAGCAGCTCATGAACCCAGAGTGGTATCCCTTCAAGACTGACACGGTTGGAGGCATTTCTGAG GGGACTATTAATGACGATGACATTAAGCTACAAGAGCTGCGGGCTACATGGGGGGAAGAGTCTTACAAGGCTTTGGTGAAGGCTTTGGTGAATAGTTTCTTGGAGTTAAAGGAATGTGGCAAGCTGAGTGACAGAACCATTGTAGCCCAGCTTTGGAATTTCGAAGAGGACAGGAAGGCCACTCTCAGTGAGAGTGTTGAGTACGTGTGCAACAAAGTGAAGAGCCTCAGCAATGAGAATGTCAGGACCTCGACTCGCGG GAAAAGGGGCCGTTGTGTTGGACGAGCATGA
- the LOC123062174 gene encoding factor of DNA methylation 1 isoform X3 — MAETGDASSDWLARLSGLGSYVCSKMNYHEYCSHEYNGIHSALHRVLEEKEKVEQEHKARLQLVAAKEELVKRNEEQEAEIQSLKRKLQASEASHTPAQGSGREHNQSGRVQRTSVQKRKRQSEGQAGEDAEDHQAAEILCAMNNLEQGLSAELRDVREETSNINAELIKGFLDMGGVGRQNIAVKYMGQLSERPFLLACLQKFLRKEAEAEASRLCKFWQEQLMNPEWYPFKTDTVGGISEGTINDDDIKLQELRATWGEESYKALVKALVNSFLELKECGKLSDRTIVAQLWNFEEDRKATLSESVEYVCNKVKSLSNENVRTSTRGKRGRCVGRA; from the exons ATGGCAGAGACCGGAGATGCAAGCAGCGACTGGCTTGCGCGCCTCTCTGGACTCGGTTCATATGTTTGCTCCAAGATGAACTACCACGAGTACTGCAGCCATGAATACAACGGCATCCACAGCGCGCTTCACAGAGTCCTCGAAGAAAAGGAGAAGGTGGAGCAAGAACACAAGG CAAGGCTTCAACTCGTCGCTGCAAAGGAGGAGCTCGTTAAAAGGAATGAAGAGCAGGAAGCAGAGATTCAGTCTCTAAAGAGAAAGCTCCAAGCAAGTGAGGCAAGCCATACGCCGGCACAGGGGAGTGGTCGTGAACATAACCAGTCTGGAAGG GTGCAAAGAACGTCAGTGCAGAAAAGAAAACGGCAATCTGAGGGACAAGCTGGTGAAGATGCTGAGGATCATCAGGCTGCGGAAATTCTGTGTGCTATGAACAATCTTGAACAAGGTTTGAGTGCGGAGCTTCGCGATGTTAGAGAAGAGACTTCAAATATCAACGCTGAGCTCATCAAG GGATTTCTTGATATGGGTGGTGTTGGTAGACAGAATATCGCAGTAAAGTACATGGGGCAGTTGAGTGAGAGGCCATTCCTACTGGCATGCCTTCAGAAGTTTCTCCGCAAAGAAGCCGAGGCAGAAGCTTCTCGGCTGTGCAAATTTTGGCAGGAGCAGCTCATGAACCCAGAGTGGTATCCCTTCAAGACTGACACGGTTGGAGGCATTTCTGAG GGGACTATTAATGACGATGACATTAAGCTACAAGAGCTGCGGGCTACATGGGGGGAAGAGTCTTACAAGGCTTTGGTGAAGGCTTTGGTGAATAGTTTCTTGGAGTTAAAGGAATGTGGCAAGCTGAGTGACAGAACCATTGTAGCCCAGCTTTGGAATTTCGAAGAGGACAGGAAGGCCACTCTCAGTGAGAGTGTTGAGTACGTGTGCAACAAAGTGAAGAGCCTCAGCAATGAGAATGTCAGGACCTCGACTCGCGG GAAAAGGGGCCGTTGTGTTGGACGAGCATGA
- the LOC123062176 gene encoding TLC domain-containing protein 4, with amino-acid sequence MDLSTTSVMAAKAYSYKAESLVKEYLLADAYVSYTAMLGGILMCKMIYDITHLVSSFFYKCYASLTKAQKLEWNNRGISTVHAIFITFMSVYLVFFSDLYSDKLDGPVTFRSSNLSNITLAVSVGYFITDIAMIFWVYPSLGGMEYVLHHFLSLVSIVYSVNSGEGQLYTYMVLISEGTTPGINLRWYLDTAGLKRSKAYVVNGSLMVVAWLVARIILFIYLFYHIYFHYDDVMQMRTFSRVLIFGVPTILLIMNTIWFAKILRGLKKTLTKRE; translated from the exons ATGGATCTGTCCACAACCTCTGTTATGGCGGCTAAGGCCTACTCGTACAAAGCAGAGTCACTGGTTAAGGAATACCTTCTTGCAGATGCATATGTTTCGTACACTGCTATGCTTGGTGGGATCCTGATGTGCAAGATG ATCTATGACATCACACACTTAGTCAGTTCATTCTTCTACAAGTGTTATGCTTCTCTTACAAAAGCCCAAAAGCTTGAGTGGAACAACAG GGGCATCTCCACTGTCCATGCAATTTTCATCACATTCATGTCAGTGTACCTAGTATTCTTTTCCGACCTATACTCTGATAAGTTGGATGGACCAGTAACTTTCCGGAGTTCAAACCTCTCTAATATTACACTAGCG GTATCTGTTGGGTACTTCATCACTGACATTGCAATGATATTTTGGGTTTATCCTTCTCTAGGTGGAATGGAGTAT GTTCTTCATCACTTCCTGTCACTTGTTTCCATAGTCTATTCTGTGAATTCTGGGGAAGGCCAGTTGTATACATACATGGTTCTCATCTCTGAAGGAACCACACCTGGAATCAACCTCCGCTG GTATCTTGATACTGCTGGACTGAAAAGATCCAAGGCCTATGTTGTGAACGGTAGCTTAATGGTTGTTGCATGGCTG GTGGCACGGATAATTCTCTTCATCTACTTGTTCTACCACATCTACTTCCACTATGATGAC GTGATGCAGATGCGGACCTTCAGCCGCGTTCTGATATTTGGCGTGCCCACAATACTACTCATCATGAACACGATATGGTTTGCAAAGATCTTGAGAGGCCTTAAAAAGACGCTAACCAAGAGGGAGTGA
- the LOC123062175 gene encoding uncharacterized protein At4g15545 — MTHTPSAHAATPAPQPPAEGAGLSEAIVAALPPDPYDQLEVARKITAVAVAARASRLEHEAARLRQKLADKDRLAAELADRAEELDQALRDADARLRAVLDDNAKLVKERDSLVQTSRKLARDLAKLETFKRHLMQTLGDDNSSSQETVDIRTCEQSVAKASSWRDDASASNNPAPASTTRADGSSEAESVNQEVARPFEQKLTITHMTPRLIADPAPKQRSSSAASARRYSTAVSPKLASRASSPRRYSTAVSPKLSSGSSGAGAATSPRLEGHMAMSAWLPSSKMSSAANSPPRGHSVSGRTTRIDGKEFFRQARSRLSYEQFAAFLANIKELNAHRQSQEETLEKADQIFGAENKDLLLSFQGLLSRSLT; from the exons ATGACGCATACCCCCAGCGCCCACGCCGCCACGCCGGCGCCTCAACCTCCCGCCGAGGGCGCCGGGCTGTCCGAGGCCATCGTGGCCGCGCTGCCGCCGGACCCGTACGACCAGCTGGAGGTGGCCCGCAAGATcaccgccgtggccgtggccgcgcGCGCCTCCCGCCTGGAGCACGAGGCCGCGCGCCTCCGCCAGAAGCTGGCCGACAAGGACCGCCTCGCCGCCGAGCTCGCCGACAGGGCCGAGGAGCTCGACCAGGCCCTCCGCGACGCCGACGCCCGCCTCCGCGCCGTCCTCGATGACAAC GCTAAGCTGGTGAAGGAGAGGGACTCGCTCGTCCAGACGTCCAGGAAGCTGGCCAGGGACCTCGCCAAG CTGGAGACGTTCAAGAGACACCTGATGCAGACACTGGGGGACGACAATTCTTCA AGTCAGGAGACAGTGGACATCAGGACCTGCGAGCAATCGGTCGCCAAAGCAAGTTCCTGGAGAG ACGACGCGTCCGCGAGCAACAATCCTGCTCCTGCATCCACCACCCGAGCCGACGGATCTTCGGAAGCCGAAAGCGTGAACCAGGAAG TGGCAAGGCCGTTCGAGCAGAAGCTCACCATCACGCACATGACCCCGCGCCTCATCGCCGACCCGGCGCCGAAGCAGAGGTCCTCCTCCGCGGCCTCCGCCCGGAGATACTCCACCGCCGTGTCCCCGAAGCTGGCGTCCCGCGCCTCTTCCCCTCGACGGTACTCCACGGCCGTGTCGCCGAAGCTGTCGTCCGGCAGCAGCGGCGCCGGCGCCGCCACTTCCCCGCGGCTCGAAGGCCACATGGCGATGTCGGCGTGGCTCCCCTCCAGCAAGATGTCCTCTGCGGCCAACTCGCCCCCTCGTGGGCACTCAGTCTCAG GGCGCACGACGAGGATAGATGGCAAGGAGTTCTTCCGTCAAGCGAG GAGCCGTCTGTCGTACGAACAGTTTGCTGCTTTCCTCGCCAACATCAAGGAGCTCAACGCTCACAGGCAATCCCAAGAG GAGACCCTCGAAAAGGCAGACCAGATCTTCGGCGCAGAAAACAAGGACCTCCTCCTCTCATTTCAGGGCCTGCTTAGCCGTAGCCTCacgtaa